Below is a genomic region from bacterium.
GCGAGTCCGCTCGCCGAGATCACTCTGGCGAACGCGGGCGCCGCGATCTATGTCGGCGGCAAGGCCGAGACGCTGGCCGCCGGTGTCGAGCTGGCGCGCCAGACGCTAGCTTCCGGCGCGGCCCGAGCCAAGCTCGAGGCGCTACGTTCCTTCCGGCCGGGCGGATGAGCGCGCCTGCCGACATTCTTCTCGAGATCGTGGGCCGGCGGCGGGAGAAATTCGTCGACCGAGAGCTGGCGGTGCCGCTCTCAGAGCACCAGGGCCCGATGCCGGCGACGCATCCGTTTCTGGCGGCTCTCACCCGAACGCGCCCGGCGATCATCGCCGAGGTCAAGATGGGCTCTCCCAGAATCGGCTCGCTCGCCGGCCGCGTCGATCCCGAAGCTCGGGCCCGCCTCTACCGCGCCGCCGGAGCCGCGGCGCTCTCGGTCGTGGTCGAGCCCGACTTCTTCGGCGGTAGCTACGAGCTGCTCGCGCGCTGCAAAGAGGTTTCGGATCTGCCGGCGATCGCCAAGGACTTCGTCGTCAGCGCAGAGCAGATCGACGCCGCCCGAGCGGCCGGCGCCGACGCGGTGCTTCTGATCGCCTCGTTGTACTC
It encodes:
- a CDS encoding indole-3-glycerol-phosphate synthase, yielding MSAPADILLEIVGRRREKFVDRELAVPLSEHQGPMPATHPFLAALTRTRPAIIAEVKMGSPRIGSLAGRVDPEARARLYRAAGAAALSVVVEPDFFGGSYELLARCKEVSDLPAIAKDFVVSAEQIDAARAAGADAVLLIASLYSARDLRAWSGYARSRGLVPLIETHDADDRVKLEGHEWELVGVNNRDLRTFEVDLENSIAALPDLPVAALKVAESGIGSGSDVARLAKAGFDAFLIGESLLLADDAAAKLAELLSA